The region acaatttctgtcctttatcgagcacatctttgcatgaaattgttctcttggtatctctaattttcttgaagagatgtctagtctttccattgtgtttgttttcctctatttctttgcattgatcactgaggaaggctttcttatctcttcttgctattctttggacctctgtattcagatgcttatatttttccttttctcctttgcttttcgcttctcttctcttcacagctatttgtaaggcctccctgtacagccattttgcttttttgcatttcttttccatggggatggtcttgatccctgtctcctgtacaatgtcacgaacctcagtccgtagttcatcaggcactctatctatcagatctagtcccttaaatctatttctcacttccactgtataatcataagggatttgattaggtcatacctgaatggtctagtggttttccctactttcttcaatttaagtctgaatttggcaataaggagctcatgatctgaaccgcagtcagctcctgatcttgtttttgttgactgtatagaacttctccatctttggctgcaaagaatatcatcaatctgattctggtgttgaccatctggtgacgtccatgtgtagagtcttctcttgtgttgttggaagagggtgtttgctatgaccagtgcattttcttgacaaaactctattagtttttgccctgcttcattctgcattccaaggccaaattcgcctgttactccaggtgtttcttgacttcctatttttgcattccagtctcctataatgaaaaggacatctttttggggtgttagttctaaaaggtcttgtaggtcttcatagaactgttcaacttcagcttcttcagcattactggttggggcatagacttggattgctgtgatattgaatggtttcccttggaaatgagcagagatcattctgtcatttttgagattgcatccaagtactgcatttcagactcttttgttgaccatgatgggtactccatttcttctaagggattcctgcccacagtagtagacataatggtcatctgagttaaattcacccattccagtccattttagtttgctgactcctagaatgtcaatgttcactcctgccttctcttgtttgaccatttccaatttgccttgattcatggacctgacattccaggttcctatgcaatattgctctttacagcatcggaccttgcttttatcaccagtcacatccacagctgggtattgtttttgctttggctccatcccttcattctttctggagttatttctccactaatctccagtagcatattgggtacctaccgacctggggagttcctctttcagtatcctatcattttgctttttcatactgttcatggggttctcaaggcaagaaagaatactgaagtggtttgccattcccttctccaatggaccacattctgtcagacctctccaccatgaccagcctgtcttgggtggccccatgggcatggcttagtttcattgagttagacaaggctgtggtcctagtgtgattagattgactagttttctgtgattatggtttcagggtgtctgccctttgatgccctacactgaagaactatataaaaaatatcatcaagaccaagataatcatgatggtgtgattactcacctagagccagacatcctggaatgtgaagtcaagtgggccttagaaagcatcattatgaacaaagctagtggaggtgatggaattagagtttagctatttcaaatcctagaagatgatgctgtgaaagtgctgcactcaatatgccagcaaatttggaaaactcagcagtggccacaggactggaaaaggtcagttttcattccaatcccagagaaaggcaatgccaaagaatgctcaaactaccacacaattgcactcatctcacatgccagtaaagtaatgctcaaaattctccaagccaggcttcagcaataaataaaccatgaacttccagatgttcaagctggttttagaaaaagcagaggaatcagagatcaaattgccaacatccgctgaatcatcgaaaaagcaagagagttccagaaaaacatctatttctgctttattgactatgccaaagcctttgactgtgtgggtcacaataaacgggaaaattctgaaagagataggaataccagaccccctgacctgcctcttgagaaacctatatgcaggtcaggaagcaacagttagaactggacatggaacaacagactggttccaaataggaaaaggagtacgtcaaggctgtatattgtcaccctgcttatttaatttatatgcagagtacataatgagaaatgctgggctggaagaagcacaagctggaatcaagattgccaggtgaaatatcaataacctcagataagcagatgacaccacccttatggcagaaagtgaagaggaactaaaaagcctcttgatgaaagtgaaagaggagagcgaaaaagttggcttaaagctcaacattcagaaaacgatgatcatggcatccggtcccatcacttcatgggaaatagatgggtaaacagtggaaacagtgtcagactttatttttttgggctccaaaatcacctgagatggtgactgcagccatgaaattaaaagacgcttactccttggaagaaaagttatgaccaacctagatagcatattcaaaagcagagacattactttgccaacaaaggtccatctagtcaaggctatggtttttccagtggtcatgtatggatgtgagatttggactgtgaagaaagctgagtgccaaagaattgatgcttttgaactgtggtattggagaagactcttgagagtcccttggactgcaaggagatccaaccagtccattctgaagatcagccctgggatttctttggaaagaatgatgctaaagctgaaactccagtactttggacacctcatgtgaagagttgactcattggaaaaagactgtgatgctgggagggattgggggcaggaggagaaggggacgacagaggatgagatggctggatggcatcactgactcgatggaagtaagtctgagtgaactctgggagctggtgatggacagggaggcctgacgtgctgcgatacatggggtcgcaaagtgttggacatgactgagcgactgaacagaactgaatttaTATATGGTAaaattgcatcactgactcaatggacatgggtttgagtaaactcttgaagatggtggaggacagaggagcctgttgggtagAGTCCAtaagtttgcaaagagttggacacaactgagggattaaacaacaacaacaacaacaacaaaattcactCCTGTTAGGCGTATGGTTCTACGCATTTGACACTGAGAAGGCTGGTCTCCAGGTGATGACAGAAGATTCCAGGAGGACAAGGAGACCCTGCCTGAAGTTGAGGGTGCcctagaggggcttcccagggagggACAGCTCATGGGAGTCTTGTCCGGGGGAAGGTTATTTCAGGTGTAGGCAGGGGAGATGTCTGCCCTAGGGTGGAGGTATTAACATCATGGACCCCAGTTTGGAATCTTGGCTTTCTTCACTGGATTCCTGAAACCCTTCCGCTTCTGCCATCCCattcatttccactgtttccagtgGGTGTGACTGAAATAACCATCCCCAGGGCTCCTTCTATCTTTTGCAATCACACTTTCAAAACATACTGAAGAGGATTTTGATTCTGTTAGAATCTgatgttaaaataatatttcatttctctggTGAGAGGAAATCTGTTGTTTGCCTATATCTGAATCTGCTGaccaaaaaaaggaagaagggcgCTCTCAAAACAAAAGGAGACAGTGCTGAACCCGGGCACACATTCTGAATAAGACAGACAAGCAGAGGCGGGTGTAGCCTGTGTTGTTTTATGAAGAAATGCCAAGAAAGTCAGGGATGTTTTCAGATGAGCTTGCTGTCCCCCACCGAGTCAGGACAACCATGGAGACGTGTTTTTCCATCTTTTCTGTGACCGCGGTTTTCCTTGAAGGGATGACGTAATGATTAACCCTGATTCAACACACAATCAATGTGAACTTAAGGTCTTCTGCCCCCTGCTCTGTCCACACGGGAAGGTCATGCCCAGGAGCCTCAGGAAGGGCTGTGGctatgtgggggtggggggtggggcacatGGGGCACCTTGAACAGCACATCCTTACTTCCTGTTCCCTGAAATGTCTCATTTGGTGTCTTTACACTCTCCAGTGGGCTGCAAGGTTTCGGGCCTAAGCATGGGGAGATTGAGCAGGGTCTGGGAAGACACGTGAGCTGGGTTTTGTTAAAACCTGTTGGTGAAAGGGAAGAGAGGATGTCAGTCTGGTCAATCCTTGGAAAATCTTGTCTTTGGATTCGAACATGACAACACAGGACCCTCGTTTTGTGGGGATTGTGtcgaggggcaggaggagggcgtATGGAGTGGAAGCCAACTTCGTGTGGCCTGTCGTGTAGATGAGCCCAACATCAGAAGAGGAAAACATCCTGGTgtcatgaaaatattctgtatagtGACGACAGCAGTGTCTCCACAAATGTGTGTTCTTCAGGAATCGTAGAAATGTTCGCCAAATaaaaggggggaggggggcgagtTTTGGTGTATGTCAGTTGTACAGTGGTTTGAAGAAGAAATCACGAGAATTAACCCCCACCCACCAGGGCCTGCAGATACTAACACTCCTGGTCCCTTAGCAGCAGGCAAAAGCCCCTTGGGCCATAGGCTATTCTTTCTACAGAGAGCAGGACAGCCACCAGGGGACCCGGGGTGGCCGGAAAGCCCCTCGCGGGACGAGGACACTGCCTTCCCTGAGAGGAGGAAGGTGGCAGCCGGAGCTGGTCTGAGTGGCCACTTCTGACGGGCCCCTGGAGATTCAGTCCCAGAGGCCTGTGACTCCCTGGTTGGGGGCTGGGTGCCCAGGTCCACAGCCTCGTGCCGTGTCCCCTGTAGCAGACAGATGGCTGGAGGGGCTGGATCCCTCCAAGACCACCATGGACACAGGGCCGGTCCCTTGCTTTGAACTGAAGATTCTTTCCTCCTCGGCAGGTTCCCCTTTGGTGTGACTAGATGTGGCAATTGGGGTGGGAGTTGCTTCAGGCTGTGGTCGCCCCTcctctgtggcttccctgggagcatggagcaggtggggaggaggggccctGCCCCCGCATTCTCTGAGGGGCCTGTGGGCAGGGCGAGTGGGGCTCTGAGGTGGAGTTTACACCTGAGGACGTGCTTCGTCTCTGCTGTGTCACCTTCCCCACCTGCTGCTCTGCCCCATGCCTGAGATCCCAGCAGGATATGTGTCTGGGGGGCAGCAGCCCTCCCAAGTGACCACATGGCACCTGGAAAGAACCCTTGCCACATGCTGGAAAGCTTGCACTTGTCCTCAAGGCACTCCAGATCTCAACACTTTTTTGTCTTTCCCCACTTATGCACCCACCAGTTCGATGGTGCATATGCTATGTTATGGAGCACCGACTCAGGCCAGCTCCCCTCGTCCAGTCCTCTTGCAAAATCCAGGGGGCCCTGACAACGCCCTTTACAGCTTGAGGGTTATTTTTGGCTGGGCCCTGTGGtttgtgggatttcagttctcCAGCCACAGGACtaaacccaggccatggcagtgaaaacagCAAGTCccaaccactaggccaccagggaactcccagccTTGGAGGCTGCGTGGTGCCTGTGGCCGTGTGACCATCGTATCAGGCTGCAAGTCGTATCCAGGGGTGCATGACACCCGTACCCCTTGTTGGCCCTGAAGGATGTTTATAATGCAGACTGTACATGTGTTGCCCATGAGGACATGTAACTAAGCCTAGAAGTAGCTGTGGTCTTCTCAAATGATTTCGGTGGGTAAATGGATCACCCGGCGGCTCTTAATGAGACTGACTCCTTGAGTGGTGCATTTGCACAGAGAATAGAATTTAACATCTCTAAGCTGACCCATGGCCCCCTTccacttttctctctgcataccacCTCTGCAGGCTTGTCGTAGACCCCCTCCTCCTCGCCCACCTCACGCCACACCCTCTGCCAAGACTCTTCCAGCACAAGATCTTTGTGCCTATTGTGCCCACcacccaggctgctctgccctgcgCTCTGCCTGGGACCAACCCTGCTCCTCCATCAGCCCAGCGTGTGTCCGCTGGCCCAGTGGCCTCTCCAGACCTGTCTCGCTGGGCTCCTCTTCCCCACTCCCACCATGGTTTCAGAGGCAAATACAGTTTTGTGGCCGTCAGGACGGGCTCATTGGTTGTATGTTGTCTCTCCAACAAGAACTCAAGCTTCTCAAGGCAGGGGGTTGGTCCCTGTGTCACCCCCAACCCCTTAGGACACAAAgcacatgctcaataaatatttgcggAACTGATCCAAAGGGTTTGGTctgagaacaacaaaaaaatagccACGTGAGCCGTCAGATTGAATTCTGACTCCTCCAGCCTGGCCTCCTCCCCCAGGTTCCGTGAGCCCTGGAACACTACCCgcaaacacacaccacacaccctgCTGAGACCGGGAGGCCTGGATGGCAACCACGTGAACAGAAGGCAGGGTTTATGGCCCATTTCACAAGGGCCACCCACTCTGGTCTGAAGTGCTGAGGACTTGTTTTTAGGGTTAACTGACTTGTTCACACGGGTCTTTTCCGAGAGAGGCTGAGGTTTGACAACCTCAAGTTCAGGTGAAGCCTATAGGTGCTTCTCCCACGGGACAGAAATTGAAGGGCCTCAGCAAGGTCGACACCCACCCCATCAGTGTCCTTGGGTCCAAGATGCCCCGGTGACGGTTCTCGCCTCTGAGTCTTGAGCACTCGCTTTGGTTTTCTTGTGTTCTTGAAAAAATATCCCTCTTTGGAGGAAGACATCCTAAAGCAAtgagcctttttttaaaaaaagaaagacactttTATGATATttctttggccacactgggtGGCATTTaacatcttagttccccgaccagtgaTGAGACCCACGCTCCCTGCAGAGGAAGCAAAGAGTCTTTCTTGCACTGCCAAGGAATGCCAAGCAATGAGCCTTTGAAAGTCAGTTTGACAGCTCCTTGGAAGCAGACCCTTTGGAAAAAATAGAAGGCCGGGTAATGAGGTGTCactctccccttcccacccctagTACGATTCATTGGCACCTGCTTTGCCCCCACTCATGGAGTTCTTTCTTCATATGTACCTATTATTGAATCTGGATTCTTGCTAGGCTTCCAACTACTGAGAGTAACTGCTGCTCTGGCCATCTAGAGAAGGTACGCGCCTGGGACGACCCAACCCTCACCACCATCCCCCTAGCTCCCACACACCCCAAAGCCATCTCCTTCATCCAGAACAGTGTGTTGAAATCTTGCATTTCCATGACACAAATTACTCagattaaaactgagaaattcaGCAGGAtccaaatatgtaaaaatatttggATATTTGACTAAGTCCAATTTTCTTCCAAGTTCTGCTTTCTGAAAACTTTCAAACACTGCATATAAAATTCAGCCAGTTTCACCATCCCAGGAAGAGGGACCCAAGATATGCATGTATTAAAAAGACAGTGTTTGTAATCTCCAAGAGAAATTAGGATGATTTCATACTGCATGAGACCTTGGTTTCTGAGCCACAGGGTGACTTTTGTGTTTGAATATCTCTGAGCCCAGATAATGCCAAACCATTTGTTGAGGGATACAGGGCCAAGATTCTGGAGATGCCCCAAGAAGGACTGCTTGTTTAACTCAGCCCAACAAATACTcctataatgtattttaaaacacatagGCATAAGTCCTGTGTATGAAGTTGTCATggttacagaagaaaaataaatatttgtgcacACAGACATAACCCTAAGTCCTTCTACAGTGAAAACAATCTCCTCTGGAAAGACCTTCGAAAGTCAGCAATGAGCCAGACGTGGATGGAGCTAGTAATGGAGTAGGGGGCAGCCTTTAAACGTACCTCTTGACATCTGCATTTTTCATAAGCCTTGTTTAATAGCATAAAATTAAGGGGCTGTGGGAGTGAGGTGAACCGACACAAAAACCAAGAGcactcttatttattttctacaaGTGACATCATAAGCAGGAGTTTTGCCTGTGTTCTAGTTCatctccaataaataaataactatgtACAAATGTGCTGAGTTTACAAAACAATAGAGGAAAACCTTTGCATTACAAAAGATACATTTACATGATACATTTTTTTCCATACACTAAGCATTTCATTCCTAGCTTACTTGAACCAGAGACCCTGTGTAGCAATGTCTAAAGGTGTGTACCTAGGCTCTTCTACCAGAAAGCAAAGCTATAAAAGGAAAATTCCTCAGTTAATTCCTCAGTTTCTTGAATATAGGGCCTAACTTGGCCTGCTACTTATTACTCATATTTAATCTGTTCCAGAACGTTGGCAGCTGTCTGGAACAGCTCTCCTCAAATACACGGAGCAGACAGCCCCCTGCTGAActtgttaaaatgtagattcctGTGCAGTAGGTGGGATGGCGCCTGAGGGCATTTCTAACCAGCTTGCCGGGGCAGCTCCCGCCTCCCAGACTGCATTCCAAATGGCTGGGCTCAGAAAACTCTCCTCCAAAGTGGGAGAAATCCTGGAGGGCCTGATCAAGAAGAGGCCATGCTGCAGCCTCCATCCCCAAGCTCCCAAATTCCCAAAAAACCAgtagaactgttttttttttgggcCCACAAATGACAAGGACCATGAGAGTCCAAATGGCCACTGGCGTGAATTCTGCAGCTGAAACTTTCTTGCACTGTCTCCTGGGATGGGCTTCCATCTCCTCTCAATTCAGAGCAaccattttcaatattttcacaAATAACTAATAATAATCATAGGGAAAGACACTGCATAAGAAGCTTAATGATGACCACTTTCCAAatcaaaacagcaacaacaacagtaaaaccCAGTTTcattgtttgaaaataaaaaatgaaaatcttggGTTGAATTCCTAGGTCAGTCCAGCAACATGAGTCTAATAAATGCCCTTTATATTTTAACCTTTCTTAAAATGCTATTGCTCTGGAAGCCTGAAATCTCAGGATAAATTAGCAACTCTGGTGAAAGAACAGATTCTCAACCAGTCTTatttctagtgttttttttttctgtttcacaaaGTAGTTCTGCCCAGGCAGACAGCTAAGAGCAGAAAAGTAGGGTCCAATAGAGACAGGGTGGCTCAGGTAGGTCAGCCGAGTTCCTGGAAAGGGAAAGTTGGGAGAAATGAAAAGGATGAAATGGGGCTTAGCTTCATAAACACAAGAGGGCTGGAAAAACTTCACCAAGATAGTGTAAGGATCCCATAACAAATGGGAGCACACACATAAATAGAtagagcaggagggagaggggaggggaggggaggaaggcggGAGAGATGCAAAGCAGGTGTTGGAGACACACCGGGTAGGggaaaaagcagaacaaaaaataaatattggggTCATTATCCTTGACTCAGTGTCATTCATCAGTCCGCTGGAATGATGTCTGCCCCCAGGCTGCCAAACAagaacacacacacccccacccagtGCCCCTTGGTGAGGGCACAGGGCACTTTGCAACCTGTCACAATGAAGCTGTCATCCCTGCTCGCTTGTCTGATGACATCATGGAAGTGGCTAGGGCCGAACTCCAATGCCCGACTTCCTCTCCTCCATAGCCAAGTGCAGAAGCAGTGAAAGAAGAGGGGCGAGGGGTCTTCTTTTCTGACGCCAGCTGAGGTGCTTGGGGCAGGGGAGTGGGAGAGAATGGCTGCGGgggccaggaggagggagggaagtccGGGTACCAGGCTTCTCAGAGTTTCTGAGGTGTCCGCTCAGTTTTCACCTGCTGCAGCATCAGCTCCTTGGCAGGGACCCCACACTTGTACTCCAGCTCCCCCCGCGAGGCACCCTGCTTCTTGCGCAGGTGGCAAAGGAGGGCCAGAAGCGCCACCACCAGAGACAGGCTTGCGATGGAGATGCCCACGAGCACGCCCGAGTGCAGGGGACCAGCAGGTGCCGGCGAGGGGCGTGCGGTGCCGCCCGGAGTCGGGCTGACCGGAGGCTCCCCGGAGCCGTCATTGTCCTCCAGGGTGCCCTGGCCCTCATTCACCTGGATGGGGTCACAGTCGGTGCCAGTCTGGCCAGAGAGGGCCGAGTCAGGCCCGCAGATGCACTCGTAAGTGCCGGGGAGGTTGTGGCACTGGCCAGGGCACATGCCGTTGTCACACTCGTTGATGTCCGTGCACACGGAGCCCTCGTCTAGGATATAGCCTTCAGGGCACCAGCAGACGGCCGGGTTGTGGGGGTCGCAGTCAGCCGGGCACGAAGTCTGGTTGCAGAACATCCGGCACTTGTGCGGGGCGCTGGGGACAGGCGCGAAGCCCTCGGCGCAGATGCACTGGTGTCCGGACCGGCCCACCGGCTGACACTGGTACTCGCAGTTATTGCCAAAGCACGGGTCCACGGGCTCCACGCACTCGCCGTCCACCAGGTCAAAGTCTGGGAAGCAGTGGCACTGGAAGCCGCCCTCAGTGTTGACGCAGCTCTGCGGGCACGGACTGGGCACCTGCGCGCAGTCGTCCACGTCCTCACATCGGTGCTGGTCGGCGGCCAGCTGGTAGCCTGCCTCGCAGATGCACGTGTAGTTGCCGAGCCCGTGGAGGTGGCAGAAGTGCTCGCAGAGTTGGTGGCAAGGGTGCTCGGCCGGCGGCCCGCAGGAGCGCCCGTCCGCCTGCAGGGCGGCGTCCGCCGGGCACAGGCAGTTCGAGGCCCCGGCACTCGCCTTGCACTCGTGCTGGCAGCCGCCTCGCTCGACGCCGCAGGCCCAg is a window of Budorcas taxicolor isolate Tak-1 chromosome 13, Takin1.1, whole genome shotgun sequence DNA encoding:
- the THBD gene encoding thrombomodulin, which translates into the protein MLRVLLLGVLAPAGLGLPAPPEPQPLGGQCVDLDCFAVFRGPATFLAASRVCERLQGHLMTVRSSVAEDVISLLLSGDGPRLWIGLQRPPGCDDPEHSGPLRGFQWVTGDNRTSFSRWARPRDDGARLCGPLCVAVSAAAGALAPGEPAWEERPCDAEADGFLCEFHFAASCRPLAVEPGATAAAGLSITYGTPFGARGADFQALPLGSTAAVAPLGVELECTAPPGETEGRWSREAPGAWACGVERGGCQHECKASAGASNCLCPADAALQADGRSCGPPAEHPCHQLCEHFCHLHGLGNYTCICEAGYQLAADQHRCEDVDDCAQVPSPCPQSCVNTEGGFQCHCFPDFDLVDGECVEPVDPCFGNNCEYQCQPVGRSGHQCICAEGFAPVPSAPHKCRMFCNQTSCPADCDPHNPAVCWCPEGYILDEGSVCTDINECDNGMCPGQCHNLPGTYECICGPDSALSGQTGTDCDPIQVNEGQGTLEDNDGSGEPPVSPTPGGTARPSPAPAGPLHSGVLVGISIASLSLVVALLALLCHLRKKQGASRGELEYKCGVPAKELMLQQVKTERTPQKL